Proteins encoded by one window of Deltaproteobacteria bacterium:
- a CDS encoding DEAD/DEAH box helicase, whose protein sequence is MSERKKTFYRRSGQPPRRRRPSGRRRGFCENPRIDPQLKKAFDRIGVPEAEPFKPDPFQVEALEKIRDYDVLVSAPTGSGKTWIASQAISSYLAGGKKSWYASPLKALSNSIYRQFQQEFGKERCGILTGDRKENPEAPIIVGTTEILRNQLYDAMQEGTSLQADLVILDEAHYLSDPDRGVVWEEVLIYLPARVRLLLLSATLSNAEEIAEWLEENRGVRTWVVQSHERPVPLEMLFLFPDGLLSPLGGKRGLVPRVKKFVSSGADRGKRRRSPRLNYGEILRCLRIFDLLPAIFFLKSRVDCDQALATCSPSGISLEKREKVRREVKSFLRKYPHLEGHRQIGPLLDSLVGAHHAGQLPYWKVLIETLMNKGYLEAIFSTSTVAAGVNFPARTVVLVQSDRFNGREFSDLTATDLHQMTGRAGRRGKDQIGFALVIPGIHQDPQLIQDLRDSPPEPLKSQIHINFSMTLNLLLSHRPEEVRTLLDRSFAHFQEKRSGGQVSRKWKELLEDLRRLLPRAACGGDPYEIREFIQKRERWQREIRRLGSKSRKRAHQEAVRKALVPGRLFIHRNGQIFAALRISRMKERDVCFAVNVRERSVGSSSKAKPKIRRIALGKVKALLDHTLDLSGTDSAEMALELARDLDLIGLQVLPTKYTEEEGKDDALGRLMEKVRSLPCQDCTHTKICHSGKNKELKKLLNKWYSLGDAVDGISEGLWASFKRHLRFLKETGFVDNEDRLTPDGIWASKLRLDQPLLIAEAIRKGAFEGVPPEILAGCLAPFVWDRDQEIELKAEGPFEYKALRKHFSNVLKGIEEIRRLKAARGFDSPQILFWPAVAVYLWSKGVPWEPLISFLPVDEGDMASLIIRTADHLRQVANLEETHPELARTAKTAIDLIIREPVFIE, encoded by the coding sequence ATGTCGGAGAGAAAGAAGACTTTCTACCGCCGTTCGGGGCAACCCCCGCGAAGGAGGCGACCGTCGGGGCGGCGGAGAGGCTTTTGTGAAAATCCGAGAATCGATCCCCAATTGAAAAAGGCCTTTGACCGTATCGGGGTTCCGGAGGCCGAACCCTTCAAGCCTGATCCGTTCCAGGTGGAGGCCTTGGAGAAGATCAGGGATTATGACGTCCTGGTAAGTGCCCCGACCGGTTCCGGCAAGACCTGGATCGCCTCCCAGGCTATCTCTTCCTACCTGGCAGGGGGGAAGAAAAGCTGGTACGCCTCGCCCCTCAAGGCCCTGTCCAATTCCATCTACCGGCAGTTTCAGCAGGAATTCGGAAAGGAGCGGTGCGGCATTCTAACGGGTGACCGGAAGGAGAACCCGGAAGCCCCCATCATCGTCGGCACCACCGAGATCCTCAGAAACCAACTCTATGACGCCATGCAGGAGGGGACGAGCCTCCAGGCGGACCTGGTCATCCTTGATGAGGCCCATTACCTGAGTGATCCGGATAGGGGCGTGGTATGGGAGGAAGTTCTCATCTACCTTCCTGCCAGGGTCCGGCTCCTCCTCCTCTCAGCCACCCTCTCCAATGCGGAGGAGATCGCCGAGTGGCTTGAGGAGAACCGGGGTGTCAGGACCTGGGTGGTCCAATCCCATGAGCGACCCGTTCCCCTGGAAATGCTTTTTCTTTTCCCAGACGGGCTCCTGTCTCCTCTCGGAGGAAAGAGAGGGCTGGTGCCACGGGTCAAGAAATTCGTTTCCTCCGGGGCAGACCGTGGAAAGAGACGGCGCAGCCCAAGACTGAACTATGGGGAAATCCTTCGCTGCTTGAGGATTTTCGATCTGCTTCCGGCTATCTTTTTCCTCAAGTCCAGGGTGGACTGTGATCAGGCTCTTGCCACGTGTTCTCCCTCTGGCATATCCCTTGAAAAAAGGGAAAAGGTTCGAAGGGAAGTCAAGTCCTTTCTCCGAAAATATCCCCACCTTGAAGGCCACCGCCAGATAGGCCCACTCCTCGATTCGTTGGTGGGGGCCCACCATGCGGGCCAGCTTCCTTACTGGAAGGTCTTGATCGAAACCCTTATGAACAAGGGATACCTGGAGGCCATTTTTTCCACCTCCACAGTGGCGGCCGGAGTCAATTTTCCCGCAAGGACCGTTGTTCTCGTTCAGAGCGACCGTTTCAACGGGCGGGAGTTTTCCGACCTTACAGCCACGGATCTCCATCAGATGACGGGGCGGGCCGGTCGGAGGGGGAAGGACCAAATCGGATTTGCCTTGGTGATACCCGGGATACACCAGGATCCACAGCTCATTCAGGATCTGCGGGATTCTCCACCTGAACCCCTTAAAAGCCAAATCCACATAAATTTTTCCATGACACTGAATCTGCTTCTCTCCCACAGGCCGGAAGAGGTCAGAACACTTCTGGATCGAAGTTTCGCCCATTTCCAGGAAAAAAGGTCGGGGGGGCAGGTTTCCCGGAAATGGAAAGAGTTACTGGAAGACCTGAGGCGACTCCTTCCCCGGGCGGCCTGCGGCGGTGATCCATATGAGATCCGGGAATTCATCCAAAAGCGGGAGAGATGGCAGCGTGAGATCAGGAGGCTTGGCTCAAAAAGCCGGAAACGTGCACACCAAGAGGCCGTGAGGAAAGCCCTTGTCCCTGGCCGGCTTTTCATCCACAGAAACGGCCAAATCTTTGCAGCCCTTCGAATTTCCAGGATGAAGGAAAGAGACGTTTGCTTCGCAGTAAATGTCCGGGAGAGGTCCGTGGGCTCTTCCAGCAAGGCAAAACCGAAGATCAGAAGGATCGCCCTCGGAAAGGTAAAGGCCCTTTTGGATCATACGCTCGATCTATCCGGGACGGATTCCGCAGAAATGGCCCTTGAACTCGCCAGGGACCTGGATTTGATCGGACTTCAAGTACTCCCCACGAAATACACGGAGGAGGAAGGAAAAGACGACGCCCTCGGCCGGTTGATGGAGAAGGTTCGATCTCTCCCATGTCAGGATTGCACCCATACAAAGATCTGTCATTCCGGGAAGAACAAGGAACTGAAGAAACTGCTCAATAAATGGTATTCTCTCGGAGATGCAGTTGATGGGATAAGCGAAGGTCTATGGGCCAGCTTTAAGAGACATCTCCGCTTTTTAAAAGAGACAGGGTTTGTGGACAACGAAGATAGACTCACGCCCGACGGGATCTGGGCCTCCAAGCTGAGGCTGGATCAACCTCTTCTCATCGCCGAAGCCATCCGGAAAGGTGCCTTTGAAGGAGTTCCTCCAGAGATTCTGGCTGGATGTCTCGCACCTTTCGTATGGGACCGAGATCAGGAGATCGAACTAAAGGCAGAGGGCCCCTTCGAGTACAAAGCACTCCGAAAACATTTCTCAAATGTTTTAAAAGGCATTGAAGAAATTCGCAGGTTGAAGGCCGCCCGGGGTTTCGATTCTCCCCAGATTCTTTTCTGGCCCGCCGTCGCCGTCTACCTGTGGTCCAAGGGGGTTCCCTGGGAACCCCTCATCTCGTTCCTCCCTGTAGATGAAGGGGACATGGCCTCACTCATCATCCGAACCGCCGACCATCTCAGACAAGTGGCCAATCTAGAGGAAACTCATCCGGAACTGGCCCGAACGGCGAAGACCGCTATCGATCTTATCATTAGAGAGCCTGTATTTATTGAATGA
- a CDS encoding helix-hairpin-helix domain-containing protein, producing the protein MKRRRTLKVLKRFAVIVSVVFFMISIVPCVSADEGEKININTATVEQLTALKGVGEKYAERIVQFRTENGPFSSPEDIVKVPGIGQKIFEQNKDRITIK; encoded by the coding sequence ATGAAAAGGAGGAGAACATTGAAAGTGCTGAAAAGATTTGCGGTTATCGTTTCGGTTGTCTTCTTCATGATATCTATCGTTCCATGTGTTTCAGCGGATGAAGGAGAAAAGATCAATATCAACACAGCCACGGTTGAACAACTCACGGCTCTTAAAGGTGTCGGAGAGAAGTACGCTGAAAGGATTGTACAGTTCCGGACCGAAAACGGGCCCTTCTCCTCTCCTGAAGACATTGTAAAGGTCCCGGGGATAGGGCAGAAGATATTTGAACAGAACAAGGATCGGATTACCATAAAATAA